In Leptodesmis sichuanensis A121, the following are encoded in one genomic region:
- a CDS encoding DUF2839 domain-containing protein, which yields MNKSLTMGDSKRRKETLGEKYGQEPNILPWIPISKTQATQFVKWSTRGAWVGIGLLVVWWITVRFLGPAFGWWQVS from the coding sequence TTGAATAAGTCATTAACAATGGGCGACTCGAAGCGACGGAAAGAAACCTTAGGAGAAAAGTACGGGCAAGAACCCAACATTCTTCCCTGGATTCCCATTTCTAAAACTCAAGCCACTCAGTTCGTGAAATGGAGTACTCGGGGAGCCTGGGTTGGGATTGGATTACTGGTGGTCTGGTGGATTACCGTCCGTTTTTTGGGGCCAGCGTTTGGCTGGTGGCAGGTGAGCTAA
- a CDS encoding ATP-dependent DNA helicase, translating into MIEVEVHQQLRAFLRQQGESDWPHHLTMARLVARALRLGRSALIQTSAFSGYHERYRLSYLVPILMWDGPVILVVPETTQQRLLMVEIPQLRQWIPISKSIQTGDRLPSPDFQGVLLVTPESWLNDRLHHQGRFPDEIPVILDGADDLEAWVREQLTVHLQPSDWDRLMLACPDQRAAIRDARVQLTKTIFQHPANPYDCYLIEPCEQTILRDLFLTLQHSAAAHPTYAAVPFSHLPDPWPAFWRSLQRPEAMLWADLSRAHGSFSLYCGPADVASDLEPVWSRQPIVLVGGALDLDADATVYRQRLGLGDLTCLKFSPDRQEELIHLYLPEKLPMPNTPQFQAALLQEMHTLLSLSAGVQGLTVLLVGDTPLKAQVGSILASEFGSRVQVERTCLDDNAILVTGWEFWRQHQHVLPSPHLLAIATLPIPSLEHPLVAGRVAYYKKLRQDWFRLYLLPEALSELQRAIAPVRDCQGVVALLDSRVVHRSYGHQVLSALTPLARINYLDLSLFPRSDYSIFE; encoded by the coding sequence GTGATTGAGGTAGAAGTCCATCAGCAACTTCGCGCATTTCTGCGGCAACAGGGCGAGTCAGACTGGCCCCACCATCTGACGATGGCTCGCCTGGTTGCCAGAGCGTTGCGGTTAGGCCGGAGTGCATTAATTCAGACCAGCGCGTTCTCTGGTTACCACGAACGCTATCGCTTGAGCTATTTGGTGCCAATCCTGATGTGGGATGGCCCAGTCATTTTAGTGGTTCCTGAGACTACCCAGCAGCGGTTGTTGATGGTGGAAATTCCCCAATTGCGCCAGTGGATTCCCATTAGCAAATCGATTCAGACGGGCGATCGCCTGCCTTCACCCGATTTTCAGGGAGTTCTGTTAGTGACCCCAGAGTCCTGGTTGAACGATCGCTTGCATCATCAAGGCCGCTTTCCCGACGAAATTCCTGTAATTCTGGATGGAGCAGATGATTTAGAAGCCTGGGTGCGCGAACAATTAACCGTTCATCTTCAGCCCAGCGATTGGGATCGCTTAATGCTGGCCTGTCCTGACCAGAGAGCAGCCATTCGGGATGCGCGGGTTCAGCTCACAAAAACAATCTTTCAGCATCCAGCCAATCCTTACGACTGCTATCTAATCGAGCCTTGCGAACAAACGATTCTGCGCGATCTATTTCTCACCCTGCAGCATTCAGCCGCTGCTCATCCCACTTATGCAGCCGTTCCTTTTTCCCATTTACCTGATCCCTGGCCTGCTTTCTGGCGATCGTTGCAACGACCAGAAGCCATGCTCTGGGCAGATTTATCCCGTGCTCATGGTTCCTTCTCGCTCTATTGTGGGCCTGCGGATGTTGCCTCGGATCTGGAACCCGTGTGGTCGCGGCAACCAATTGTTCTGGTGGGGGGTGCCCTCGATTTAGACGCAGATGCAACCGTCTATCGGCAACGGCTGGGACTGGGTGATTTAACCTGTCTCAAGTTTTCTCCCGATCGGCAAGAAGAATTAATTCATTTGTACTTGCCAGAAAAGCTGCCCATGCCCAATACCCCTCAGTTTCAGGCAGCTTTACTGCAGGAAATGCATACCTTACTCAGCCTGAGTGCTGGGGTACAGGGATTAACCGTCCTGCTGGTGGGCGATACTCCCTTGAAAGCTCAGGTCGGTTCAATCCTGGCTTCCGAATTTGGGTCGAGAGTGCAGGTCGAGCGCACCTGCCTGGATGACAACGCAATTCTGGTGACGGGCTGGGAATTCTGGCGGCAACACCAGCACGTCCTGCCGTCTCCCCATTTACTCGCGATCGCCACCCTGCCCATTCCCTCCCTGGAACATCCCTTAGTCGCAGGACGAGTGGCTTACTACAAAAAATTGCGCCAGGACTGGTTTCGCCTGTATCTACTGCCAGAAGCCTTGAGTGAATTGCAACGGGCGATCGCTCCAGTCCGAGATTGTCAGGGAGTGGTGGCCCTGTTAGATAGCCGAGTGGTTCACCGTAGTTATGGACATCAGGTTCTGTCTGCCCTCACTCCTCTGGCTCGGATCAACTATTTAGATCTCAGTCTGTTTCCCCGATCGGATTACTCCATTTTTGAGTGA
- a CDS encoding translation initiation factor yields MASSKDKSAKATERVVYREFGSSDNADALERGTPDLPPNQQNIRVEASSKGRKGKTVTILRGFQCSPDKLADLLKKLKTQCGAGGTIKDNEIEIQGDHKQKIIQYLIQQGYKAKGSGG; encoded by the coding sequence ATGGCTTCCTCAAAAGACAAATCTGCTAAAGCCACTGAGCGCGTCGTTTATCGGGAATTTGGTAGTTCTGATAATGCAGATGCTTTAGAACGAGGAACTCCTGATCTGCCACCCAATCAGCAAAACATTCGGGTTGAGGCTTCCAGTAAGGGCCGCAAAGGCAAAACAGTAACGATTCTGCGTGGTTTTCAATGCAGCCCTGACAAATTAGCTGATTTATTGAAAAAACTGAAAACGCAATGTGGCGCAGGTGGCACAATTAAAGACAATGAAATTGAAATTCAAGGCGACCATAAACAGAAAATTATTCAATACTTAATTCAGCAAGGCTACAAAGCAAAAGGCAGTGGAGGTTAG
- a CDS encoding peroxiredoxin, with protein MTQEGCLRVGQSAPDFTATAVVDQEFKTIKLSDYRGKYVVLFFYPLDFTFVCPTEITAFSDRYEEFKNLNTEILGVSVDSEFSHLAWIQTDRKSGGVGDLNYPLVSDIKKEISTAYNVLTDAGIALRGLFLIDKDGVIQHATINNLAFGRSVDETLRTLQAIQYVQSHPDEVCPAGWKPGDATMNPDPVKSKDYFAAV; from the coding sequence ATGACTCAAGAAGGATGCTTGCGGGTCGGTCAATCGGCTCCCGATTTCACAGCTACGGCTGTCGTTGATCAAGAGTTTAAGACCATCAAGTTGTCTGACTACCGGGGCAAGTACGTGGTTCTGTTCTTCTATCCTTTAGACTTCACCTTTGTTTGCCCGACGGAAATCACGGCCTTTAGCGATCGCTACGAGGAATTCAAGAACCTGAACACCGAGATCCTGGGCGTTTCTGTCGATAGTGAATTTTCTCACCTCGCCTGGATTCAAACCGATCGCAAATCTGGTGGCGTGGGCGACCTCAATTACCCACTGGTTTCTGATATCAAGAAGGAAATCAGTACTGCTTACAACGTGTTGACTGATGCCGGGATCGCCCTGCGGGGTCTGTTCCTGATTGACAAAGATGGTGTGATTCAACACGCAACTATCAACAACCTGGCTTTTGGTCGCAGCGTGGATGAAACCCTGCGGACTCTGCAAGCCATTCAGTACGTCCAATCTCACCCAGATGAAGTGTGCCCCGCTGGTTGGAAGCCCGGTGATGCCACCATGAATCCTGATCCCGTGAAATCTAAGGACTACTTTGCTGCTGTGTAA
- a CDS encoding response regulator: MYRIAVVDDNETWCFVIQRFLQEKNFTVSTFNNAHEFLAESQKFDLALIDFSIPARRHQRSMDGAEVITQVRRMLRQPPILLLISAYFPEECLQETGQICSEADACLSKNLTLQQILAVIEHLLQQKQDRGVTETTRYSTSGFIK; encoded by the coding sequence ATGTATAGAATCGCTGTAGTGGATGACAATGAAACGTGGTGTTTTGTAATACAACGTTTTTTGCAAGAGAAAAACTTTACTGTATCCACTTTTAATAATGCTCATGAATTCCTGGCTGAGTCACAAAAATTTGATTTAGCTTTGATTGACTTTTCAATTCCTGCTCGTCGTCATCAGCGCAGCATGGATGGGGCTGAGGTCATTACTCAAGTCCGGAGGATGTTACGGCAACCTCCCATTTTGCTACTGATCTCTGCCTATTTTCCTGAAGAATGCTTGCAAGAGACAGGACAAATCTGTTCTGAAGCGGATGCGTGCTTGAGCAAAAATTTAACGTTGCAACAAATTCTGGCTGTGATAGAACACCTGTTACAACAGAAGCAGGATCGGGGTGTAACTGAAACAACCCGTTACTCTACCTCTGGTTTCATCAAGTAA
- the rplU gene encoding 50S ribosomal protein L21, whose protein sequence is MTYAIIETGGKQLRVEPGRFYDVERLAAEPDAKVNIDKVLFVESDGEIQVGQPLVEGAIVEATVMRHLRGRKVIVYKMRPKKKTRKKQGHRQELTRLMIDSISLGGNSGANSKAAAATSDAAETEE, encoded by the coding sequence ATGACTTACGCAATTATTGAAACAGGCGGTAAACAACTGCGGGTTGAGCCTGGACGGTTTTACGATGTAGAGCGACTGGCCGCAGAACCTGATGCGAAGGTAAATATTGATAAGGTTCTGTTTGTGGAAAGCGATGGTGAAATTCAAGTGGGTCAACCCCTGGTAGAAGGGGCGATCGTAGAAGCAACAGTCATGAGGCACCTGCGGGGCCGGAAAGTGATTGTCTACAAGATGCGACCCAAAAAGAAAACCCGCAAGAAACAAGGGCACCGTCAGGAATTGACTCGCCTGATGATCGACAGCATCAGTCTGGGAGGGAATTCGGGAGCCAATTCCAAGGCTGCGGCTGCAACCAGTGATGCAGCGGAAACCGAGGAGTAG
- a CDS encoding serine/threonine-protein kinase: protein MTYCLNPDCPKPRNPQTAKVCRSCGAKLHLKDRYRAIAAIGQGGFGRTFLAIDEDKPSRPRCVIKQFLPIAQDPRSLKKAANLFAQEAVRLEELGHHPQIPELLAYFNQEGQQYLIQEFIDGRNLADRVVEQGPFSEAQVRQVLTSLLPVLDFVHSHKVIHRDIKPGNLISPTGLAGRRSFPQPGQPDWTGLQQALATEIAQGFRNFSTSTYRFSEVISLSLAYPPRDLTIALYQRTQQLAMQFARYASLPPLQRQYLVTEATRLLAEIRQLYGTNSAQTSLGRLVLVDFGAAKSVKGLEFLQTGTKIGSPEYAAPEQARGKAVFSSDLYGLGVTCIHLLTQRSPYDLFDSHHNSWVWRNYLPTPISDSLGHILDRLLEAAIPRRYQSAAEVLQDLEATAIASPAAAVAVSPLNLQAASPVPPISLQAAVPQPLVAHRQRNGSLEAFPQPSFQIAPRPRLPFPEDVEPIAPSITEESPLPEPLLRSGWQCLHSVESPGRVYAIATSSTDPLLVSSSGNALKLWDRETLQPLRTLTGHLDIIPALVVSADGKLLVSGSADKTISLWELPLGRRLSTLAVHADTVLALAISANGQLLASSSFYDPITIWDLHNRQKRHGLLGHSARIDALAFSPNGEILASGSGDRTIKLWNVDTGEEIRTLEGHTNQITDLAFSPDGNTLVSSSWDGTVRFWNLKTRRPGRILDLESGRVNAIAFSSDGKKLAIASNTLQVWTLPGKKVIVFSKPTESVVDVAFGPEDHLLFSAHSDRAIKVWKWQEKVRKN, encoded by the coding sequence ATGACCTACTGCCTGAACCCTGATTGTCCCAAGCCCCGCAATCCTCAGACTGCTAAGGTCTGCCGTAGCTGTGGAGCCAAACTGCATCTGAAAGATCGCTACCGGGCGATCGCCGCGATCGGACAGGGAGGCTTTGGCAGAACATTTCTGGCGATCGATGAAGATAAGCCATCCAGACCACGGTGCGTGATCAAGCAATTTCTGCCGATCGCTCAAGATCCCCGCAGCCTCAAGAAAGCGGCTAATCTATTTGCTCAGGAAGCCGTCAGATTGGAGGAGTTGGGGCATCATCCCCAGATTCCTGAATTGCTGGCCTATTTTAACCAGGAAGGACAGCAGTATCTGATCCAGGAATTTATTGACGGCAGAAACTTGGCCGATCGAGTAGTGGAACAGGGGCCATTCTCTGAAGCTCAGGTGCGGCAAGTTCTCACCAGTTTGTTACCCGTTCTAGACTTTGTTCATTCCCATAAGGTGATACATCGGGATATTAAACCCGGTAATCTGATCAGTCCTACAGGTCTGGCGGGGAGACGAAGCTTTCCCCAACCCGGCCAACCCGACTGGACAGGACTACAACAGGCACTGGCAACGGAAATAGCTCAAGGCTTCCGCAATTTTTCCACTTCCACCTACCGCTTTAGTGAAGTCATCAGCCTCAGTCTGGCTTATCCTCCCAGGGATTTAACGATCGCCCTCTATCAGCGAACTCAGCAACTGGCGATGCAATTTGCCCGCTATGCCAGCTTGCCTCCCCTACAGCGGCAATATCTGGTCACAGAAGCGACCCGTCTGCTGGCGGAAATTCGACAACTGTATGGGACGAATTCTGCACAAACGTCTCTGGGGCGATTAGTGCTGGTTGATTTTGGAGCGGCGAAATCGGTTAAAGGGCTGGAATTTTTGCAAACGGGCACTAAGATCGGTAGCCCGGAGTATGCGGCCCCAGAACAAGCTAGGGGAAAGGCCGTGTTTTCCAGTGATCTGTATGGTCTGGGAGTGACTTGCATTCACCTGTTAACGCAGCGATCGCCCTATGATTTGTTCGATAGTCATCACAATTCCTGGGTCTGGCGCAATTATTTACCCACTCCGATCAGTGATTCGCTAGGGCACATTCTAGATCGCCTCCTGGAAGCGGCTATTCCCCGACGCTATCAATCGGCTGCCGAAGTGTTACAAGATCTGGAGGCAACGGCGATCGCATCTCCTGCCGCCGCCGTTGCCGTTTCCCCGTTGAATCTGCAAGCAGCCTCTCCAGTTCCTCCGATTTCCTTGCAGGCTGCCGTTCCTCAACCCCTGGTGGCCCATCGTCAGCGGAATGGCTCTCTGGAAGCATTTCCTCAACCCTCCTTCCAGATTGCTCCCCGCCCCCGTTTGCCTTTTCCAGAAGACGTAGAGCCGATCGCCCCATCCATAACCGAGGAAAGCCCACTACCAGAACCGCTATTGCGATCCGGTTGGCAGTGCCTTCATAGCGTTGAAAGTCCGGGTCGGGTGTATGCGATCGCGACCAGTTCTACCGATCCCTTATTAGTTAGCAGTAGTGGCAATGCTTTGAAACTGTGGGATAGGGAAACCCTGCAACCACTGCGCACCCTAACGGGGCATCTCGATATTATTCCAGCCTTAGTGGTCAGTGCCGATGGCAAACTCCTGGTTAGTGGCAGTGCTGACAAAACGATTAGCCTTTGGGAGCTACCGTTGGGCAGACGACTTTCAACGTTAGCGGTTCATGCCGATACGGTGCTAGCCCTGGCCATTTCTGCTAATGGACAACTCCTGGCCAGTAGCAGTTTTTATGACCCTATCACGATTTGGGATTTGCACAACAGACAGAAGCGACATGGCTTGCTAGGGCATTCTGCCCGGATTGATGCGCTGGCCTTCAGCCCAAATGGAGAAATTCTGGCCAGTGGCAGCGGCGATCGCACGATCAAACTGTGGAATGTGGATACGGGCGAGGAGATTCGTACCCTGGAAGGTCACACGAACCAGATTACGGATCTGGCCTTCAGTCCGGATGGGAACACGTTAGTCAGTAGCAGTTGGGATGGCACCGTGAGATTCTGGAACCTGAAAACCCGCCGACCGGGACGGATTCTGGATCTGGAGTCTGGGCGAGTGAACGCGATCGCTTTCAGTTCTGATGGCAAAAAGTTAGCGATCGCCAGCAATACCTTACAGGTTTGGACGCTACCCGGTAAAAAGGTTATTGTGTTCTCCAAACCGACCGAAAGTGTTGTGGATGTTGCCTTTGGGCCAGAGGATCACCTCCTGTTCAGCGCCCACAGCGATCGCGCCATCAAAGTCTGGAAATGGCAGGAAAAAGTCCGAAAAAATTAG
- a CDS encoding winged helix-turn-helix domain-containing protein encodes MSLKLMTNAVKRLGYSGQRPRPHHAQADRAAQAAFKKLATAG; translated from the coding sequence ATGAGCTTAAAACTCATGACCAACGCAGTGAAGCGACTCGGCTACAGTGGACAACGTCCCCGTCCCCATCATGCTCAGGCAGACAGAGCGGCTCAGGCAGCTTTTAAAAAACTTGCCACGGCGGGTTGA
- the rpmA gene encoding 50S ribosomal protein L27 yields MAHKKGTGSTRNGRDSNAQRLGVKRYGGQVVKAGNILVRQRGTKIHPGNNVGRGNDDTLFALVNGIVTFERFGKSRKKVSVYPAAE; encoded by the coding sequence ATGGCTCATAAGAAAGGAACAGGTAGTACCAGAAACGGACGCGACTCTAATGCTCAGCGCCTGGGCGTCAAACGCTATGGCGGACAGGTGGTCAAGGCGGGAAATATTTTGGTGCGCCAACGCGGCACTAAAATTCATCCCGGAAACAATGTAGGTCGGGGCAATGATGACACTTTGTTTGCCCTGGTAAATGGCATTGTCACCTTTGAACGCTTTGGGAAGAGTCGCAAAAAAGTAAGTGTTTACCCAGCCGCGGAGTAA
- a CDS encoding ABC transporter ATP-binding protein, whose translation MIWNHRPSDRPALETSIPVGVSFHVQGLSKVYTMGEVEVFALRSVDLDVYDREFIVILGPSGSGKSTLLNILGGLDVPTSGQVFFHERNLTHASDAELTRFRRDCVGFIFQFYNLIPSLTAQENVALVTEIVRYPMRPEVALDLVGLGDRLDHFPSQLSGGEQQRVAIARAIAKRPEVLLCDEPTGALDYKTGKLVLEALERVNQELGTTTIVITHNAGIAAMADRVVTMRSGEIIRLQRNENKVSPAELEW comes from the coding sequence ATGATTTGGAATCACCGCCCCAGCGATCGCCCCGCTCTAGAAACCAGCATCCCGGTGGGAGTGAGTTTTCATGTGCAGGGGTTATCTAAGGTCTACACAATGGGAGAGGTAGAAGTTTTTGCGCTGCGATCGGTAGATCTGGATGTGTACGATCGAGAATTCATCGTGATTTTGGGGCCATCCGGCAGTGGTAAATCTACGTTGCTGAATATTTTGGGCGGATTGGATGTCCCAACGAGCGGCCAGGTATTCTTCCATGAGCGAAATCTGACCCATGCCAGTGATGCCGAGCTGACTCGCTTTCGCCGGGATTGTGTGGGCTTTATCTTCCAGTTCTATAACCTGATCCCCAGTTTGACAGCCCAGGAAAATGTGGCCCTGGTGACAGAAATTGTGCGGTATCCCATGCGTCCCGAAGTGGCGCTTGATCTGGTGGGACTGGGCGATCGCCTGGATCACTTTCCCTCCCAACTTTCTGGCGGAGAACAACAACGAGTAGCCATTGCCCGTGCGATCGCTAAACGTCCAGAAGTGCTGCTGTGTGATGAACCGACCGGAGCCTTGGATTACAAGACTGGCAAACTGGTTCTGGAAGCGTTGGAGCGAGTAAACCAGGAGTTGGGTACCACCACAATTGTGATTACCCACAATGCGGGAATCGCAGCTATGGCCGATCGCGTGGTAACTATGCGGAGTGGTGAAATTATTCGGCTGCAGCGCAATGAAAACAAGGTATCTCCGGCTGAGCTAGAGTGGTAA